The following coding sequences lie in one Metallumcola ferriviriculae genomic window:
- a CDS encoding NapC/NirT family cytochrome c, translated as MLGKPFVWFKKIFWDTKLGRLKLVIAITCLSLFALTGLVVGSRVTSDPRFCSSCHELQPEYVTWKASPHSKVQCVRCHEGTGLGNFIKGKFNAMDEVYSHFTDNYNTPIVMKGELDNNICLKCHTVQRVVTPSADIRVPHAMHVDELAVECTRCHDGISHGSIMERGLTANDNYASWTYITGKTQMIQANIEPKMKTCMTCHKARKAPMECETCHTDVIDPESHKADNWKQIHGKQAIASLDGCIKCHSYGNVDLNLKDPSLGNVTKAAEYAKRNSFCANCHGQRPSSHIEGEWAFGHAFAIIKDFEPCLACHNVSKPTSKTLITAPAKAYCNQCHKHTAIMLTIAELMIEKGRYQDAVHEIIGAIEIDSSIPNAYYLAGVAFERMGQIDRAVRNYRKALEKKPGYLPAEAALKRLRL; from the coding sequence ATGCTTGGCAAACCATTTGTATGGTTCAAAAAGATATTTTGGGATACTAAATTAGGCCGATTGAAGTTAGTGATAGCCATTACATGTCTATCATTATTTGCTTTGACCGGACTGGTCGTTGGTTCCCGGGTTACATCTGACCCCAGGTTTTGTAGCTCCTGCCACGAACTACAGCCTGAATATGTCACATGGAAGGCATCCCCCCACAGCAAGGTGCAATGTGTCAGGTGCCACGAAGGCACCGGCCTTGGTAATTTTATCAAGGGAAAATTCAACGCAATGGATGAAGTATATTCCCATTTTACCGATAACTATAATACTCCCATTGTCATGAAAGGGGAATTGGATAATAATATCTGCCTTAAATGCCATACTGTGCAGCGAGTGGTGACTCCATCCGCAGACATCAGAGTGCCTCATGCTATGCATGTGGATGAACTGGCTGTGGAATGTACCCGGTGCCATGATGGAATTTCCCACGGTAGTATTATGGAACGTGGTCTTACTGCCAATGACAATTATGCCAGCTGGACCTACATAACGGGTAAAACGCAAATGATTCAGGCAAACATAGAGCCCAAAATGAAGACCTGTATGACCTGCCATAAAGCACGCAAGGCACCGATGGAGTGCGAGACATGTCATACTGATGTTATTGATCCGGAATCTCATAAAGCGGATAATTGGAAACAAATTCATGGTAAGCAGGCCATTGCTAGTTTGGATGGATGCATCAAATGCCATTCCTATGGTAACGTCGATTTAAATCTTAAAGATCCCTCTTTAGGAAATGTGACTAAGGCAGCGGAATACGCCAAACGTAATTCTTTCTGTGCTAACTGCCACGGGCAGCGTCCGTCTAGCCACATCGAAGGTGAATGGGCCTTTGGTCATGCATTTGCGATAATTAAAGATTTTGAGCCATGCTTAGCTTGCCACAATGTTAGCAAGCCAACTTCAAAAACTTTGATTACGGCTCCGGCAAAGGCCTATTGCAATCAATGTCATAAACATACGGCAATTATGCTGACCATTGCAGAATTAATGATAGAAAAGGGAAGATATCAAGATGCCGTACACGAAATAATCGGTGCGATTGAAATTGACTCTAGTATACCTAATGCATATTATCTGGCGGGGGTTGCATTTGAGCGAATGGGACAAATAGACCGAGCTGTAAGAAACTATCGAAAAGCCCTGGAAAAGAAACCTGGTTATCTTCCTGCCGAAGCGGCACTAAAGCGGTTAAGGCTTTAG
- a CDS encoding cytochrome c3 family protein, protein MRKIFKFLLKIIPKFDLSKPEDKLKLFILANGLLIFIGVASVGMLKVTSTPQFCSSCHEMQPEFVTWQATSHNQIDCVKCHIPPGLDSLVKHKISAMKQLYQHVTDQVPNPIEMPHPIENYVCEQCHSQNRLVNASGDIVIPHNRHLEQEIECVTCHKGVAHGVLAERELTKEIPYDDWTPAVAQEQTKSKYVRPPMGTCMACHEERGVTTECAACHKVIRLPDSHQQGQWKSTHGLTARSEGYVECMQCHASDSYLPANSTDTVVKIARQTDFCYSCHLTKPANHENKNWRPEHGKTAVTKGKDNCFVCHDVNKSAAEENVTNTYCNLCHWFPENKQI, encoded by the coding sequence GTGAGAAAGATATTTAAGTTTCTTTTAAAGATTATACCTAAATTTGATTTGTCAAAGCCGGAAGATAAATTAAAGCTGTTTATCCTGGCGAATGGGCTGTTAATCTTTATCGGTGTTGCTTCGGTGGGGATGCTTAAGGTTACTTCTACGCCGCAGTTTTGTTCGTCATGCCACGAGATGCAGCCGGAATTTGTTACCTGGCAGGCTACATCACACAACCAAATTGATTGCGTCAAGTGTCATATTCCGCCCGGGTTAGACAGTCTGGTAAAACATAAGATTTCTGCAATGAAGCAGCTTTATCAACATGTGACTGACCAGGTGCCTAATCCGATAGAGATGCCGCATCCTATTGAGAATTATGTTTGTGAACAATGTCACTCTCAAAACCGCTTGGTCAATGCGTCAGGAGACATAGTAATACCGCACAATCGACATTTAGAACAAGAGATAGAGTGCGTCACATGTCACAAAGGGGTGGCCCACGGGGTGCTTGCCGAGCGTGAATTAACAAAGGAAATTCCTTATGATGATTGGACGCCGGCAGTTGCTCAGGAACAGACAAAGTCCAAATATGTGCGCCCGCCTATGGGCACCTGTATGGCCTGTCATGAGGAACGAGGTGTTACTACGGAGTGTGCCGCATGCCATAAAGTAATTCGACTTCCTGATAGTCACCAGCAGGGTCAGTGGAAGAGTACCCACGGCTTAACTGCTAGGAGTGAAGGGTATGTCGAATGCATGCAGTGCCATGCTTCAGACAGCTATCTACCGGCTAATTCGACTGATACTGTAGTGAAAATAGCTAGACAGACTGATTTCTGCTATAGCTGTCACCTGACCAAGCCGGCAAATCACGAAAATAAAAATTGGCGGCCGGAACACGGAAAGACGGCTGTGACTAAAGGGAAAGATAATTGTTTTGTCTGCCATGATGTTAATAAATCGGCAGCTGAAGAGAATGTTACCAACACTTATTGCAACCTATGCCATTGGTTCCCGGAGAATAAGCAGATATAG
- a CDS encoding polyprenyl synthetase family protein, whose translation MFEHTLFREIRKDLKQVEKELNKYVEAPNEMLAETSAHLLQAGGKRLRPAFALLAGKFHDYSLDELMPLAVALELIHMASLVHDDVVDASLTRRGRPTVRAQWGNRVSIHTGDYLFAKSLILISHYQDPRVAQVLSRVSVQMCQGEIQQIATAFQPHQDIRDYFYRIKRKTALLISASCQLGGVVSGAPDHVIRALTLYGYYLGMAFQVTDDILDLVADERVLGKPVGSDLRQGIITLPVIYAEKNSEHRDVLIKIISHQDKGEGEVLEAIELVKESGGIDYAFSISRKYLEKAKGQLALLPNVGTKKTLGKIADFINIRRY comes from the coding sequence ATGTTTGAACATACACTTTTTCGGGAAATAAGGAAAGATTTAAAGCAGGTGGAAAAGGAGCTAAACAAGTATGTAGAAGCGCCAAATGAAATGTTGGCGGAAACTTCAGCACATTTATTACAAGCAGGGGGTAAAAGATTGCGGCCTGCTTTTGCTTTGTTAGCTGGAAAATTCCATGACTATTCACTGGATGAGCTGATGCCTTTAGCCGTTGCCTTAGAGCTGATTCATATGGCCAGCTTAGTACACGATGATGTGGTGGATGCTTCATTAACCCGGCGGGGAAGACCCACAGTGAGGGCTCAGTGGGGCAATCGGGTAAGTATCCATACGGGGGATTATCTGTTCGCGAAATCTTTGATTTTAATTTCTCACTATCAAGATCCTCGGGTGGCGCAAGTTTTGTCCCGGGTAAGTGTACAGATGTGCCAGGGAGAAATTCAGCAGATTGCCACTGCTTTTCAGCCGCATCAAGATATCAGGGATTATTTTTATCGCATCAAAAGAAAGACGGCACTGCTCATTTCTGCCAGCTGCCAGCTTGGCGGCGTGGTGTCCGGGGCACCGGACCACGTTATCAGGGCGCTGACATTGTACGGCTATTATCTCGGTATGGCTTTTCAAGTAACCGATGATATCCTTGATTTGGTGGCTGATGAAAGGGTGCTGGGTAAGCCCGTGGGTAGTGACTTAAGACAGGGGATTATCACACTGCCGGTGATATATGCTGAGAAAAACAGCGAACACCGGGATGTGCTGATTAAGATAATTTCGCATCAGGATAAAGGTGAGGGGGAGGTGCTAGAAGCCATAGAGCTCGTGAAGGAAAGCGGCGGTATTGATTATGCCTTTTCCATCTCCCGCAAATATTTGGAAAAGGCCAAAGGTCAGTTGGCCCTGCTGCCTAACGTAGGTACCAAAAAAACTCTGGGGAAAATAGCGGACTTTATAAACATAAGAAGATATTAG
- the sdhB gene encoding succinate dehydrogenase iron-sulfur subunit has translation MSREFIHLKVKRQDDANSQSYWEEFKIPYKPNMNVVSVLMEVRKNPVNANGQKVSPVVWECNCLEEVCGACSMRVNGKPRQACSALIDKIDQSPIMLEPLSKFPVIRDLMIDRQIMFDNLRKVMAWVNVDGSWDLGRGPRFAEKTRVWAYHLSRCMTCGCCMEACPNVSSKSPFIGPAALNQVRLFNVHGLGSMDKEKRLDSIMGVGGITDCGNSQNCVQVCPKDIPLTTSIADLNKDTTIHGIKRFLNK, from the coding sequence ATGAGTAGGGAATTTATTCATTTAAAAGTCAAACGCCAGGATGATGCTAATTCCCAATCCTATTGGGAAGAATTCAAGATTCCTTACAAGCCCAATATGAACGTAGTCTCCGTATTAATGGAAGTAAGGAAAAATCCTGTTAATGCCAATGGTCAAAAGGTTAGTCCGGTAGTATGGGAGTGCAACTGTCTCGAGGAAGTATGCGGCGCCTGCTCAATGCGCGTCAACGGCAAGCCGCGTCAGGCCTGCTCCGCACTGATAGACAAGATAGACCAGAGTCCCATAATGCTTGAACCCTTATCCAAATTTCCGGTAATCAGGGACTTGATGATTGACCGTCAGATAATGTTTGATAATTTGCGTAAGGTAATGGCTTGGGTCAATGTAGACGGCAGCTGGGACCTCGGCCGGGGGCCGCGTTTTGCAGAAAAGACTCGGGTTTGGGCCTATCATCTTTCCCGCTGTATGACCTGCGGCTGCTGTATGGAAGCCTGCCCCAATGTCAGCAGCAAGTCACCCTTTATTGGGCCGGCAGCTTTGAATCAGGTCCGGTTGTTTAATGTCCACGGGTTGGGTAGTATGGATAAGGAAAAGCGTCTGGACTCCATCATGGGCGTAGGCGGTATTACCGACTGCGGCAACTCGCAGAACTGTGTCCAGGTCTGCCCAAAAGACATTCCTCTGACCACTTCGATTGCTGATCTGAATAAAGATACCACTATTCACGGTATAAAACGCTTCTTGAACAAGTAA
- the sdhA gene encoding succinate dehydrogenase flavoprotein subunit: MAEKRIIVVGGGLSGLMATMKAAEQGVKVDLFSLCPVKRSHSCCAQGGINAALDTKGYDDNTWEHLDDTVYGGDFLANQPPVKDMCDAAPGLIHTMDRMGVMFSRTPEGLLDLRFFGGVKKPRTAFAGATTGQQLLYACDEQVRKWEDKGMVKKFEGWEFLSAVIDDDGVCRGMIAQNLSTMEIHAFKADAVLLATGGAGMIYGRSTNSVINTGSAAGAVYQQGVYYANGEFVQIHPTAMPGDDKNRLMSESARGEGGRVWTYKDGKPWYFLEEWYPAYGNLVPRDIAARAIFKVCNEMGLGVDGKNQVYLDLSHKDPDFLELRLGGIMEIYQKFHGDDPKKVPMKIFPSVHYFMGGIHVDWKHQTAIPGLFASGECDYMYHGANRLGANSLLSALYSGTVSGPAMVEYINGLGKSTLDVNSGVFDRELKRQQDWDKNIYQMKGTENPYKLHEEMGDVMTTNVTVVRYNDKLKDTDEELQKLQQRWQNINIEDAAKWGNQGVMFTKQLWNMMQLARVITLGAYNRNESRGAHFKPDFPDRDDANWMKTTKAKFSPDGPVFEYEDIDTSLIKPRPRKYDVDKEATKKDE; encoded by the coding sequence ATGGCTGAGAAAAGGATTATTGTTGTAGGTGGTGGTTTGTCCGGCTTAATGGCCACCATGAAAGCTGCAGAACAGGGTGTCAAAGTTGATTTGTTCTCCCTGTGCCCGGTTAAACGATCTCATTCCTGCTGCGCCCAGGGCGGTATTAACGCTGCACTGGATACAAAGGGCTATGATGATAATACTTGGGAGCATCTTGATGATACTGTGTACGGTGGTGACTTTTTGGCCAACCAACCGCCGGTGAAGGACATGTGTGACGCGGCGCCGGGACTGATCCATACCATGGACCGCATGGGAGTAATGTTTAGTCGTACTCCTGAAGGATTGTTAGACCTGCGCTTTTTTGGCGGTGTTAAGAAGCCGCGTACCGCTTTTGCCGGAGCAACCACCGGGCAGCAGCTTTTATATGCTTGTGATGAGCAGGTACGTAAGTGGGAAGATAAAGGCATGGTGAAAAAGTTTGAAGGATGGGAGTTCCTGTCTGCGGTTATTGATGATGACGGAGTTTGCCGCGGCATGATTGCTCAGAACCTGTCCACCATGGAAATCCATGCCTTCAAAGCGGATGCGGTACTTTTAGCTACCGGCGGTGCCGGAATGATTTATGGCAGAAGCACCAACTCGGTGATTAATACAGGTAGTGCTGCCGGAGCAGTGTACCAGCAGGGTGTATACTATGCTAATGGTGAGTTTGTCCAGATTCACCCCACGGCTATGCCAGGTGACGATAAGAATCGACTGATGTCCGAATCTGCCAGAGGTGAAGGCGGCCGGGTATGGACATATAAAGACGGTAAGCCCTGGTACTTCCTAGAAGAGTGGTACCCTGCCTATGGTAACCTTGTCCCCAGGGATATCGCCGCTCGCGCCATCTTTAAGGTTTGTAACGAAATGGGCCTTGGTGTGGATGGAAAAAATCAAGTTTATCTGGATTTGTCTCATAAAGATCCAGACTTCCTTGAATTACGTCTGGGCGGGATTATGGAAATCTATCAAAAGTTCCATGGCGACGACCCCAAGAAGGTACCGATGAAGATTTTCCCATCTGTTCATTATTTCATGGGCGGGATACATGTAGACTGGAAACACCAAACTGCAATTCCCGGATTATTTGCTTCGGGCGAATGCGATTATATGTATCACGGTGCCAACCGTCTTGGAGCCAACTCTTTACTGTCCGCGCTTTACAGTGGTACCGTCTCCGGACCGGCGATGGTGGAATATATCAACGGTCTGGGTAAATCCACGCTTGACGTTAACTCCGGCGTCTTTGACCGGGAGCTGAAGCGGCAGCAGGATTGGGACAAAAATATTTATCAGATGAAGGGCACGGAAAATCCCTACAAACTACATGAAGAAATGGGTGACGTGATGACTACCAACGTTACCGTAGTTAGATATAACGATAAATTGAAGGATACCGACGAAGAGCTTCAGAAACTGCAGCAGCGCTGGCAGAATATTAACATTGAAGATGCAGCCAAGTGGGGCAACCAGGGTGTCATGTTCACTAAGCAGTTGTGGAATATGATGCAGTTGGCCCGGGTAATTACTCTCGGTGCTTATAACCGTAATGAAAGCCGCGGTGCGCACTTTAAGCCCGATTTTCCGGACCGCGATGATGCAAATTGGATGAAGACCACTAAGGCCAAGTTTAGCCCTGATGGGCCGGTGTTTGAATATGAAGATATAGATACTTCATTAATCAAGCCTCGTCCACGGAAGTATGACGTTGATAAGGAGGCGACAAAGAAAGATGAGTAG
- a CDS encoding succinate dehydrogenase cytochrome b558 subunit, which translates to MSVLEKNHFLVRKLHSLFGVIPIGLFLLEHLYTNSFATQGAEAFNSKVEFLQSLSYVLYIELFLILLPILFHALYGLYIVYVAKNNILKYTYYRNWAFYLQRISALITLVFVVYHLWVLRISAFLTGHEVTFAVMTQHLANPLMFAFYVIGLTAATYHFANGLWAFLVSWGITIGPKAQRISAYVSAFIFVVLTVMGLQALFAFVA; encoded by the coding sequence ATGAGCGTTTTGGAGAAAAACCATTTTCTTGTCCGTAAACTGCACTCATTGTTTGGTGTGATTCCCATCGGGCTTTTCCTGCTGGAACACCTTTACACCAACTCATTTGCAACCCAGGGAGCTGAAGCATTTAACTCCAAGGTGGAATTTTTACAAAGTCTTAGTTACGTACTGTACATTGAGCTATTCCTTATCTTATTACCGATCTTATTTCACGCGTTATATGGATTATATATTGTCTACGTGGCAAAGAATAATATATTGAAGTACACTTATTATCGCAACTGGGCATTTTATCTCCAGAGAATCAGCGCGCTGATCACACTGGTTTTTGTGGTTTACCATTTGTGGGTATTAAGAATATCCGCATTTTTAACCGGTCACGAAGTCACCTTTGCGGTAATGACCCAGCACTTGGCTAATCCGCTAATGTTTGCTTTTTACGTAATTGGTTTGACCGCGGCAACTTATCACTTTGCCAATGGATTATGGGCATTTCTGGTTAGTTGGGGCATCACCATCGGACCCAAAGCTCAGCGCATCAGTGCCTATGTTTCCGCGTTTATTTTCGTGGTGCTTACTGTGATGGGATTACAAGCTTTGTTTGCATTTGTTGCATAA
- the phoU gene encoding phosphate signaling complex protein PhoU encodes MGSMVEEAIDRAVTSLKNQDAQLALQVRAGDEAIDDMELEIEDRCVKLIATQQPMAKDLRKISVAFKIITDLERMADYASDIAKSTIKISKEPLIKPLIDIPRMAKLTQKMVKDSLDSYVNEDVQLAESLAAADDEVDSLHSQVLRELLTYMMEDPKTIHQATHLTFVSRYLERIADHATNIGERVIYMVTGKRQDLND; translated from the coding sequence ATGGGCAGTATGGTGGAGGAGGCCATTGACAGGGCCGTAACCTCTCTGAAAAATCAAGATGCCCAATTGGCCCTGCAGGTAAGAGCGGGTGATGAGGCAATTGATGATATGGAACTGGAAATCGAAGACCGCTGCGTCAAGTTGATTGCCACTCAGCAGCCCATGGCCAAGGATTTGCGAAAAATCAGTGTGGCCTTTAAAATTATCACCGATTTGGAGCGGATGGCAGATTATGCTTCGGATATAGCCAAGTCGACAATCAAGATTAGTAAAGAACCTCTGATTAAGCCGTTGATAGACATTCCGCGAATGGCCAAATTGACGCAAAAGATGGTGAAGGACAGTCTTGACAGTTACGTCAATGAAGATGTACAATTGGCAGAGTCATTGGCGGCAGCTGACGATGAGGTAGACAGCCTGCACTCTCAAGTGCTGCGGGAACTGTTGACCTATATGATGGAAGATCCGAAAACCATTCATCAGGCTACGCATCTGACTTTTGTCAGCCGTTATCTGGAACGAATAGCCGACCATGCCACCAACATTGGTGAAAGGGTGATCTACATGGTTACCGGCAAAAGACAAGATTTAAACGATTAA
- the pstB gene encoding phosphate ABC transporter ATP-binding protein PstB: MYYGDIQALQDINLSIKEKEITALIGPSGCGKSTFLRVLNRMNELIINTRVEGTVYIDGDDIYSAKVDVVNLRKRVGMVFQKPNPFPKSIYDNVAYGPRIHGMRDRKKIDQLVEKSLRQAALWEEVKDRLQRAALGLSGGQQQRLSIARLLAVGPEVLLMDEPTSALDPVSTMKIEELVQDLKERYTIVIVTHNMQQAARISDKTAFFLNGEVIEFNNTDTMFTNPTDQRTEDYITGRFG, translated from the coding sequence ATGTACTACGGAGACATTCAGGCACTACAAGATATCAATCTATCCATAAAGGAAAAAGAAATTACCGCCTTGATCGGCCCATCGGGTTGCGGTAAATCAACTTTTCTGCGAGTTCTGAATCGAATGAATGAATTAATCATTAATACTCGTGTGGAAGGAACAGTCTATATTGACGGCGATGACATTTATAGCGCCAAGGTGGATGTAGTTAATCTGCGTAAACGGGTAGGTATGGTGTTCCAAAAGCCCAACCCCTTTCCGAAGTCTATTTATGATAATGTGGCCTATGGACCGCGTATTCACGGGATGAGGGACAGGAAAAAGATTGACCAACTTGTAGAAAAAAGTCTCAGACAGGCTGCTCTGTGGGAGGAAGTGAAGGACCGGCTGCAGAGAGCTGCGCTGGGATTATCCGGCGGACAGCAGCAGCGATTATCTATCGCTCGGCTTTTGGCAGTTGGACCTGAGGTGTTGCTGATGGACGAACCTACCTCGGCATTGGACCCGGTATCCACTATGAAAATTGAAGAATTGGTGCAGGATTTAAAAGAAAGGTATACTATAGTTATAGTAACTCATAATATGCAGCAGGCAGCACGAATTAGTGACAAAACCGCTTTTTTTCTTAATGGTGAAGTGATAGAATTTAACAACACCGATACGATGTTTACCAATCCAACTGATCAGCGTACCGAAGATTACATTACCGGACGCTTTGGTTAA
- the pstA gene encoding phosphate ABC transporter permease PstA, translating to MTDKQRHEKMGFALLRTAAVVVLAILVIILGDIIIKGAGSISWEFLTQPPKNGMTEGGILPAIIGTFFVTVITAVLAVPLGIFAAIYLNEYAKKTKITRLIRLSIRNLAGVPSVVFGLFGVALFVRLFGFGASLLAAGMTLGLLTLPVIITASEEALKTVPNSYREGALALGATRWQAIKTNVLPAAVPGILTGVILGLARAAGETAPILFTGVAFYLPFLPNSWFSQFMALPYHLYIMATQHQSVQQVRPLAYGTALVLIALVFSMNMIAVMLRSYYRRKAVR from the coding sequence ATGACAGATAAGCAGAGACACGAAAAGATGGGATTTGCCCTGTTGAGAACGGCAGCTGTGGTAGTGCTAGCTATTTTGGTAATTATTCTAGGAGACATAATTATCAAGGGGGCAGGCTCCATTTCCTGGGAATTCCTTACCCAGCCTCCAAAAAATGGTATGACTGAAGGCGGCATCCTGCCGGCAATTATCGGTACTTTTTTTGTGACGGTGATTACTGCTGTTCTGGCGGTTCCTTTGGGGATATTTGCGGCCATATATTTAAATGAATATGCCAAGAAAACGAAAATAACCCGGCTCATTCGTTTGTCCATTCGTAATTTGGCAGGAGTCCCGTCCGTCGTTTTTGGTTTGTTTGGCGTGGCTCTTTTTGTCCGTCTGTTCGGCTTCGGAGCGTCCCTCTTGGCCGCGGGAATGACATTGGGGCTTTTGACCCTGCCGGTTATTATTACTGCCAGTGAGGAGGCTTTAAAAACAGTGCCCAATTCTTACCGCGAAGGTGCGCTGGCTTTGGGTGCGACACGTTGGCAGGCAATTAAGACTAATGTGCTGCCGGCAGCAGTGCCCGGTATTTTGACTGGGGTTATCTTAGGATTGGCCAGGGCTGCCGGAGAAACGGCACCAATACTTTTTACCGGTGTTGCGTTCTATTTACCATTTTTACCTAACTCTTGGTTTAGTCAGTTTATGGCTCTCCCTTATCACCTATATATTATGGCTACTCAGCACCAATCAGTCCAGCAGGTTAGACCGTTGGCTTATGGTACTGCGCTGGTTCTAATTGCATTAGTATTCTCAATGAACATGATTGCTGTTATGCTTCGATCATACTACCGCCGTAAAGCGGTGCGATAG
- the pstC gene encoding phosphate ABC transporter permease subunit PstC, which translates to MHNRKETLYEYFFFANAFTVIAVLLGILLLLVFNSYPAFLKISLTEFFTGLQWNPAGFENDSFGIVPLLVSTVVVTVGSMLFAVPLGVLTALYIAEIATPKEREIIKPVVEILAGIPSVVVGFFGIVVLGPIIARIFHLSNGLNAVNGSILLGVMALPTITSLAEDAITAVPDDYRQASLALGASRWETLIRVVLPAALSGIIAAIMLGMGRAIGETMTVLMATGNAPAMPDSILSSVRTMTATIAIELGEVPHNTTHYFVLFAVGLVLFIMTFLINLASDLILERYQEVER; encoded by the coding sequence ATGCATAATCGGAAGGAGACCCTCTACGAATATTTCTTCTTTGCCAACGCTTTTACGGTAATTGCCGTACTGCTGGGCATATTACTGCTATTGGTATTTAACAGTTATCCGGCATTTTTAAAGATCAGTCTCACTGAATTTTTTACCGGGTTGCAGTGGAACCCGGCCGGGTTTGAAAATGATTCCTTTGGCATCGTCCCTCTATTGGTGAGCACCGTGGTTGTGACAGTGGGTTCGATGCTGTTTGCGGTGCCGCTGGGAGTGCTCACTGCCTTATACATTGCCGAAATAGCAACGCCCAAGGAAAGGGAAATTATCAAACCGGTGGTGGAGATACTTGCGGGGATTCCCTCGGTGGTGGTGGGTTTTTTTGGCATCGTGGTATTGGGGCCCATCATTGCCAGGATATTTCACTTATCTAATGGGCTAAATGCGGTAAACGGCTCTATTCTTTTGGGCGTCATGGCTTTGCCCACCATTACCTCACTAGCAGAGGATGCCATCACTGCAGTTCCCGATGATTACCGTCAGGCATCCTTGGCTTTGGGTGCCAGCCGCTGGGAAACCTTAATCAGAGTGGTTCTGCCGGCTGCCTTATCTGGGATTATTGCTGCCATCATGCTGGGCATGGGCAGGGCTATCGGTGAAACCATGACAGTGCTGATGGCTACCGGCAATGCTCCGGCCATGCCGGATTCTATCCTTAGTTCTGTACGTACCATGACTGCCACCATCGCCATCGAATTGGGTGAAGTTCCCCATAATACTACCCATTATTTTGTGCTCTTTGCCGTGGGACTAGTATTGTTTATCATGACTTTCTTGATTAATCTGGCTTCTGATTTGATATTGGAACGGTATCAGGAGGTGGAACGATGA
- a CDS encoding PstS family phosphate ABC transporter substrate-binding protein — protein sequence MRRTSFGIVFVLMFAALVFAGCAKGGGGGSNAVLQVRGSDTELSLVQKLSEKFMENNQAKIAVTGGGSGTGIASLINGEIDMANASRPMEDKEISQAQDNNVNPMEFVVAMDGVSVIVNADNPVEQLTMDQIGAIYRGEITNWQEVGGNDQAISLYGRQNNSGTFVFFREHVLQGDYSADMKRMNGNAQIVEGVKADTAGIGYVGIGYVVDENGNQVGGLKVLKVAKDENSPYISPLNREEVLNGNYPVARPLYQYTNGKPEGSLLNFIKFELSETGQNIATKEGFFPVPQNLQQQNNANLGD from the coding sequence ATGAGACGGACAAGTTTTGGAATTGTATTTGTACTGATGTTTGCTGCGTTAGTTTTTGCAGGCTGCGCCAAAGGAGGCGGCGGTGGCAGTAATGCTGTGCTGCAGGTAAGAGGTTCGGATACAGAACTGAGTTTGGTACAAAAATTAAGCGAAAAATTTATGGAAAATAACCAAGCCAAGATTGCGGTTACCGGCGGCGGGTCCGGGACTGGTATAGCATCATTAATCAATGGTGAGATTGATATGGCTAACGCATCCCGGCCCATGGAGGATAAAGAAATCTCCCAGGCGCAAGATAATAACGTAAATCCGATGGAATTTGTAGTTGCTATGGATGGGGTTTCGGTAATTGTCAACGCTGATAACCCTGTGGAACAGCTGACAATGGACCAAATAGGTGCCATTTATCGCGGTGAAATAACCAACTGGCAGGAAGTTGGCGGAAATGACCAGGCCATATCTCTCTATGGCAGGCAGAATAATTCCGGAACATTCGTCTTCTTTCGTGAACATGTGTTACAGGGTGATTACAGTGCGGATATGAAGCGCATGAACGGTAATGCCCAGATTGTGGAGGGGGTTAAGGCAGACACGGCTGGAATAGGTTATGTTGGTATTGGTTATGTGGTTGATGAAAATGGCAATCAGGTTGGCGGTCTCAAGGTACTGAAAGTGGCGAAAGACGAAAATTCTCCTTATATAAGTCCGCTCAACCGTGAAGAGGTATTAAACGGTAACTACCCGGTAGCGCGCCCGCTGTATCAATATACAAACGGTAAGCCCGAAGGCTCCTTGTTAAACTTTATTAAGTTTGAGCTTAGCGAAACCGGTCAAAATATCGCCACCAAGGAAGGTTTTTTCCCGGTTCCGCAAAATCTGCAGCAGCAGAATAATGCCAACCTGGGCGACTAA